One Tenebrio molitor chromosome 2, icTenMoli1.1, whole genome shotgun sequence genomic region harbors:
- the Ppn gene encoding papilin isoform X3, whose amino-acid sequence MRFLQRRHLMSPLILFVFITSLSSVLARHRIRHHRDRFKRQQGANLYLPESYVTEGGTGQDAGPWTEWSTPSLCSRSCGGGVSTITRQCTPGYACQGPTTRHFSCNTQDCPDTGDFRAQQCSEFNSVPFNGVLYQWVPYTKAPNPCELYCMPRGEKFHHRHRNQVVDGTKCSDESFDVCVQGKCQPVGCDMMLGSSAREDRCRVCRGNGSTCNTVTGRFDMQDLEPGYNDILLIPAGATNILLQEVAPSDNYLAVRNTSGHYYLNGHWIISFPSTIEFAGCKFRYERQLHGILGLDTVSCLGPINQTLFVVMLIQRPNVGVDYEYSLPTNIQPGYETESYVWTFDQFSLCSQTCGGGVQYRNVSCVGRQTLEQAERSLCDANNEPAATQRCAEIPCDAQWVPYPWGNCSEPCGEGGVQTREIACQQIISNGYPSLVDDEECAKLHPKPPQKQVCNKGRICAKWHTGPWKPCNRLCGDGKETRRVLCYRNESAGIEIMNDSECEAIEPRPQVERKCNLRPCEGVDWITSRWSGCDKCGLTNETRNVQCATGNGVVYSDDLCDAEQKPEMVRQCKETKAACEYNWYASQWSECSARCGQGVQTRTLFCGVITPDGTVKKVESDKCDSHKTYDTIRNCTGEVEKCPGEWFSGPWGECSKPCGGGERTKKVVCLKDLQVVDADECGPDNIIFGREECNTHPCSEDTIIPTDVTKSIDESETGATDETITTGKEPVDDDGEYEIVPADECDDGEWMDDKLEQLKETTKPMGEDKLGASTESTVPGWSKETDLSMDDLMLSDAPASPVVSEGTGITGSGDQELTSVPSSGTSVMESTAEGSGDFTISAFETDTPIEVDTAYSLGSAQTSEGGTTVSGQESTSESTDSSKSSEISSEQATDMSSTESSKMTDSSALTSESSEAATDSSGLTTPSSDLTTGSSDVTTGSLDLTSGSSDVTSVSSDAASESSGETSPSSGLTTDSSDLATKSSDLTTDSSSIVSSSDSSTTSDLDETSNSEPTETTETATSTDSSASTGTTDSTESVETTTSSGETSESTESVDVTTGGSSESSGVTDSTEASLSSQSSESSQSVTDSSTELSSSEGATSESSMVTDIGSTTDVGGSELTTSLSQSSEKAEEPNEPFIGESNIGYDVETTKRTTEAPSVLTTEMSGSSEMTTEEIETTGMSTEVEGSSEGTTEAGGSTVSPAGSSEGSTETVGVTESTTEFTGSTESPASTESPGSTEPTTEFTGSTQTGEFDIWSSTTESGAPEGSTDVWETTPIVEVFAAKKPRMCKRRKQKSCKDTTFGCCWDKITPAEGPFDKGCPNPKTCNESKFGCCEDGVSPALGPNFKGCPSTHCNETLFGCCLDNKTTAEGNNNEGCPPPPPACLKSKFGCCQDNVTEAQGPKYKGCEEEEVTTVTSPSSEAPDCNSATYGCCPDGVEAAEDEFLKGCNISDCSESYFRCCPDGVTPAEGPNYQGCKMPCSDNEFGCCPDGVTPAHGRNGEGCCLASPHGCCPDNILPARGPNLEGCGCQYSPYRCCPDNVTAARGYNNEGCGCQYTEHGCCPDEYTPAAGPSYQGCLCHTFQFGCCPDGVSVAKGPHQQGCGCRNTEFGCCSDDSTPAQGPNFAGCGCDSSKYGCCPDGTAEASGDNFEGCKDIPPNLQESCLQPKERGACRNYTVKWFFDMDYGGCSRFWYGGCDGNNNRFKTKEECDGICVKPEGMDRCKLPKVSGPCEGYYPQWYYDTERKHCAQFIYGGCLGNNNRFETREDCMSLCVKDSSVDACEQDKEEGPCKGNYLRWYFDKSSKSCQQFIYGGCKSNNNNFPTEEACKQQCTQTGRKKEKDLCQLAAEIGTCGNYTNRWYYDTRERGCRQFYYGGCGGNGNNFETQQQCEQRCDRRLATRVTKPPETVEEPFTTEMCFLPSETGNCRAAELRYHYDRTDGVCKSFTYGGCGGNKNNFASVEQCWQNCGNAQDACALPPVVGPCNSEYEQFYYDARTDSCLPFKYGGCEGNYNRFPDKASCEQRCKRAVPTQEVPIQTQAPAVATHPTNVAMCYEQADPGNCTDNLSVFFFNPTSQVCTPFTYTGCGGNGNRFNSEEQCERQCGKFRGQDVCNMPREEGPCKGYFVKYYYEKSVGRCAQFAYGGCGGTGNRFSSNEECESICVTHEEKRSNVTSTAVCELPVDTGSCQDGYHKRWYFDNARGECIAFLFSGCGGNLNNFKTFQSCVDFCKDYLTVTQPPVGPQDHPCQAHFDECATLRCPYGIEAYVDDNQCNRCQCQNPCSKVDCPPNSQCAIDINRNRTTSEDPDFIAVCREINKEGECPTLEHREETNCEQECRNDADCSLQLKCCSTGCGTSCIEPIVQVPAELVTQQSLPVYTEAPIQSDYYAPKIDAATYEPEVQGLIGDQVTLRCAVTGNPVPKVTWRKDNLLIDGTQAKYRIKLDQSLQVITLHKTDSGVYLCTADNNVGQALTNQIKLDVVDSPPRPATVLEQEDQPNLVVSLNAPATLNCLALGYPFPAVTWWKDDSLIPLKTSQFEVRKDYSLLIHSVKLSNLGIYTCQAYNGIGKAASWSVVVKARGPYYSTNPRDQKFLKYIVNPPELPTTAAALRPRPVYRPTLPPPANNEINPNREQPPATFIVPVTTNITSENQRFPTNAEVVIPCVVEGFPAPQVQWYKDGVPLNPSDRIYVAEDHRLSIQQATKADSGTYQCEAANAYSKSSSSITILVDGMYLHPNCKDNRYFANCNLIVKAKFCSHKYYAIFCCKSCTEAGLLPVDGPHLYTNKKHAAALVNNVV is encoded by the exons cGGATACGACATCACCGGGACCGGTTCAAAAGGCAGCAAGGGGCCAACCTCTACCTTCCCGAGAGTTACGTGACCGAAGGGGGCACCGGACAAGACGCCGGTCCGTGGACGGAATGGTCGACGCCTAGCCTCTGCTCCAGGTCCTGCGGGGGCGGCGTTTCAACAATAACCAGACAATGCACGCCCGGATACGCGTGCCAAGGGCCCACCACCAGACATTTCTCGTGCAACACTCAG GATTGTCCGGATACTGGAGATTTCAGGGCGCAGCAATGCTCGGAATTCAACAGCGTCCCATTTAATGGGGTGCTATACCA ATGGGTTCCGTACACCAAAGCGCCGAACCCGTGCGAGCTGTACTGCATGCCGCGAGGGGAGAAGTTCCACCACAGGCACAGGAACCAAGTGGTCGACGGTACCAAATGCAGCGACGAATCGTTCGACGTCTGCGTCCAAGGCAAATGTCAG CCAGTAGGGTGCGACATGATGCTGGGTTCCAGCGCACGCGAGGACCGGTGTCGAGTCTGCAGAGGCAACGGCAGCACCTGCAACACTGTTACGGGTCGTTTCGACATGCAAGACCTCGAGCCGGGCTACAACGACATCCTTTTGATCCCAGCTGGGGCCACGAACATTCTTTTGCAAGAAGTGGCACCCTCGGACAACTACTTGGCAGTTCGCAACACCTCAGGCCACTACTATTTGAACGGCCACTGGATCATAAGCTTCCCCAGTACCATCGAGTTCGCCGGCTGCAAATTTCGCTACGAGCGACAGCTACACGGGATCCTAGGCCTCGACACGGTTTCCTGTTTGGGGCCCATCAACCAGACTCTCTTCGTTGTC ATGTTAATCCAACGACCCAACGTCGGGGTGGACTACGAGTACAGTCTTCCGACCAACATTCAGCCAGGCTACGAAACGGAAAGCTACGTCTGGACGTTCGACCAGTTCTCTCTTTGCAGTCAAACGTGTGGAGGAG GAGTGCAATACAGGAACGTGAGTTGCGTGGGTCGACAAACTCTAGAACAGGCGGAGAGGAGTCTTTGCGATGCGAACAACGAACCGGCGGCCACGCAGCGGTGTGCAGAAATACCATGCGACGCCCAGTGGGTGCCGTACCCGTGGGGAAACTGCTCGGAGCCTTGCGGCGAAGGGGGCGTTCAAACGAGGGAAATCGCCTGTCAGCAGATCATCTCCAACGGTTATCCTTCGTTGGTGGACGACGAGGAGTGCGCGAAGCTTCATCCCAAACCCCCACAAAAGCAAGTCTGCAACAAGGGTAGGATTTGTGCCAAGTGGCACACAGGACCGTGGAAGCCT TGTAATCGCTTGTGTGGCGACGGCAAAGAAACTCGTCGAGTTCTTTGCTACCGTAACGAGAGTGCCGGCATCGAAATCATGAACGACTCGGAATGCGAAGCTATCGAGCCTAGGCCACAAGTCGAAAGAAAGTGCAATCTGAGGCCCTGCGAGGGTGTGGATTGGATCACCTCCAGGTGGAGCGGG TGCGACAAATGCGGGTTGACCAACGAGACCAGGAACGTGCAGTGCGCCACCGGCAACGGTGTGGTGTACTCGGACGATCTCTGCGACGCCGAGCAAAAGCCCGAGATGGTGAGACAATGCAAAGAGACGAAAGCGGCGTGCGAGTACAACTGGTACGCGTCGCAATGGAGTGAG tgTTCTGCTCGATGCGGACAAGGCGTACAAACCCGTACGCTGTTTTGCGGAGTCATCACCCCCGATGGTACCGTCAAAAAAGTCGAAAGCGACAAATGCGACTCTCATAAGACGTACGACACCATCAGGAACTGCACCGGGGAGGTGGAGAAGTGTCCCGGGGAGTGGTTCAGCGGACCGTGGGGCGAGTGCTCGAAGCCTTGCGGAGGTGGTGAAAGAACCAAGAAGGTGGTTTGCTTGAAAGATCTCCAGGTTGTTGACGCGGATGAATGTGGCCCtgacaatattatttttgggAGGGAAGAGTGCAACACTCATCCGTGTTCCGAAG ATACCATCATACCAACGGATGTTACCAAATCGATTGACGAATCAGAAACTGGAGCGACAGATGAAACTATCACCACAGGCAAAGAGCCAGTGGATGACGATGGCGAATACGAGATAGTACCAGCTGACGAATGCGATGACGGTGAGTGGATGGACGACAAGCTGGAGCAACTGAAGGAAACTACCAAACCGATG GGCGAAGATAAATTAGGTGCGAGTACTGAATCCACCGTCCCAGGATGGTCAAAAGAAACTGATCTTTCCATGGACGACTTGATGCTCAGCGACGCTCCCGCATCTCCTGTAGTAAGTGAAGGTACAGGAATCACGGGTTCTGGTGACCAAGAACTCACAAGCGTACCAAGCAGTGGTACTTCTGTAATGGAGAGTACCGCGGAAGGTTCCGGAGACTTTACGATTTCAGCGTTCGAGACTGATACCCCGATAGAAGTCGACACGGCGTACAGTCTCGGTAGTGCACAAACAAGTGAAGGAGGCACGACGGTCAGTGGCCAAGAAAGTACCAGTGAAAGTACTGACAGCAGCAAGAGCTCTGAAATAAGTTCAGAACAAGCAACGGACATGTCGTCAACTGAATCGTCGAAAATGACTGACTCATCAGCTTTGACGAGTGAATCTTCAGAGGCTGCAACTGACTCTTCAGGGTTGACGACTCCTTCGTCCGATCTGACGACTGGATCTTCAGATGTGACAACTGGGTCTCTAGATCTAACGAGTGGATCGTCCGATGTTACGAGTGTGTCTTCAGATGCAGCATCTGAATCTTCAGGTGAAACTAGTCCGTCTTCAGGTCTAACAACAGATTCGTCTGATTTGGCTACAAAGTCTTCAGATCTCACGACAGATAGTTCGAGTATTGTGAGTTCTTCTGATTCTAGCACGACGTCAGATCTCGACGAGACATCAAACAGTGAACCCACAGAAACGACGGAAACCGCGACGAGTACCGACAGTTCGGCGAGCACTGGTACGACAGACAGTACCGAAAGTGTTGAAACTACAACATCGAGCGGTGAAACTTCAGAAAGTACCGAAAGTGTTGATGTCACAACCGGTGGAAGCAGCGAGAGTTCGGGGGTGACGGACAGTACTGAAGCAAGTTTGTCGTCACAAAGCTCCGAATCGAGTCAATCCGTAACAGATTCTTCGACAGAGTTGTCGTCAAGTGAAGGTGCAACTTCGGAGTCCTCGATGGTAACAGATATTGGTAGTACAACAGATGTAGGTGGTAGTGAACTGACGACGAGCTTGAGTCAGTCTTCTGAGAAGGCGGAGGAACCAAATGAGCCGTTCATCGGAGAGTCAAATATTGGTTATGACGTTGAAACTACGAAGAGAACTACTGAAGCTCCTTCGGTCTTGACAACAGAAATGTCTGGTAGTTCAGAAATGACTACCGAAGAAATTGAAACCACTGGAATGAGCACGGAAGTTGAAGGTAGTTCAGAAGGTACGACCGAAGCAGGTGGCAGTACTGTATCTCCTGCGGGTTCTTCAGAAGGGAGCACCGAAACTGTTGGTGTTACAGAAAGTACAACCGAATTCACCGGCAGTACCGAATCACCAGCAAGTACCGAATCACCTGGGAGTACCGAACCAACGACCGAATTTACCGGTAGTACCCAAACTGGCGAGTTCGACATTTGGTCGTCGACTACGGAGAGCGGCGCACCTGAAGGTAGCACAGACGTGTGGGAAACCACTCCCATCGTCGAAGTGTTCGCAGCGAAGAAGCCCAGAATGTGCAAGAGGAGGAAACAGAAGTCCTGCAAAGACACCACTTTCGGATGCTGCTGGGATAAAATCACTCCGGCGGAAGGACCCTTCGACAAAGGTTGTCCAAATCCGAAAACTTGCAACGAGTCCAAATTCGGGTGTTGCGAAGACGGAGTCTCACCAGCCCTCGGACCGAATTTCAAGGGTTGTCCTTCAACTCACTGCAACGAAACTCTCTTCGGATGTTGTCTAGATAACAAGACAACCGCGGAGGGCAATAACAACGAAGGGTGTCCTCCACCACCCCCGGCCTGTCTCAAATCCAAATTCGGATGTTGCCAAGACAACGTCACCGAAGCGCAAGGACCCAAATACAAAGGGTGCGAAGAGGAAGAAGTTACGACGGTCACGTCGCCGAGTTCGGAGGCACCAGATTGCAACAGTGCTACGTACGGATGTTGTCCGGACGGGGTCGAAGCTGCCGAAGATGAATTCCTCAAGGGGTGCAACATTTCGGATTGTAGCGAATCATACTTCCGCTGTTGTCCTGATGGGGTTACTCCAGCTGAAGGACCCAACTACCAAGGATGCAAAATGCCGTGTTCGGATAACGAGTTCGGATGTTGTCCTGACGGAGTCACACCCGCCCACGGACGCAACGGAGAAGGTTGTTGTCTGGCAAGTCCTCACGGATGCTGTCCGGACAATATTTTGCCAGCGAGAGGACCCAATTTGGAAGGATGTGGATGTCAGTACTCTCCCTACAGGTGCTGTCCTGACAACGTTACAGCCGCCAGAGGGTACAATAACGAGGGCTGCGGATGTCAATACACCGAGCACGGTTGTTGTCCCGACGAGTACACCCCAGCTGCAGGACCTTCCTACCAAGGATGTCTCTGTCACACCTTCCAATTCGGATGTTGTCCCGACGGGGTCTCCGTCGCCAAAGGTCCCCACCAACAAG GTTGTGGTTGCCGAAACACCGAATTCGGTTGCTGCTCCGACGACAGTACCCCAGCCCAAGGTCCCAATTTCGCGGGATGCGGTTGCGACTCCAGCAAATACGGTTGTTGTCCGGATGGTACCGCCGAAGCAAGCGGTGATAACTTCGAAGGTTGCAAAGATATCCCACCGAATCTTCAAGAGAGTTGTCTTCAGCCGAAAGAGCGCGGTGCCTGTCGCAATTACACGGTCAAATGGTTCTTCGACATGGACTACGGCGGTTGTTCCAGATTCTGGTACGGCGGATGCGACGGAAACAACAATCGTTTCAAGACCAAAGAAGAATGCGACGGCATCTGTGTTAAACCGGAGGGAATGG ACAGATGCAAACTTCCGAAGGTGTCAGGACCGTGCGAAGGGTACTATCCTCAATGGTACTACGACACGGAGCGAAAGCATTGCGCCCAGTTTATCTACGGGGGTTGTTTGGGTAACAACAATAGATTCGAGACCAGAGAAGACTGCATGTCGCTCTGCGTGAAGGACAGCAGTGTCG ATGCGTGCGAGCAAGATAAAGAGGAGGGTCCATGCAAAGGTAATTATCTGAGGTGGTACTTTGACAAGAGCAGCAAGAGTTGTCAACAGTTCATCTATGGAGGGTGTAAGtccaacaataataatttcccAACGGAGGAGGCTTGCAAGCAGCAGTGTACACAGACTGGTCGCAAAAAGG AAAAAGACTTGTGTCAACTGGCCGCCGAAATCGGTACTTGCGGCAACTACACCAACCGTTGGTATTACGACACGAGAGAACGAGGTTGCCGGCAATTCTACTACGGTGGCTGCGGCGGCAACGGCAACAACTTCGAAACTCAACAACAATGCGAGCAAAGATGTGACAGAAGACTTGCGACACGCGTCACCAAACCACCTGAAACAGTCGAAGAACCGTTCACGACAG AAATGTGCTTCCTACCGAGCGAAACCGGAAACTGCAGAGCAGCAGAACTGCGGTACCACTACGACAGAACTGACGGCGTGTGCAAGAGCTTCACTTATGGTGGATGCGGCGGGAACAAGAACAATTTCGCATCGGTCGAACAGTGTtggcaaaattgtggaaacgCGCAAG ATGCGTGCGCTCTTCCTCCGGTCGTCGGACCTTGCAACTCCGAGTACGAACAGTTCTATTACGACGCACGTACTGATTCTTGCTTGCCGTTCAAGTACGGAGGTTGCGAGGGTAACTACAACCGATTCCCAGATAAGGCGTCCTGCGAGCAAAGGTGCAAACGAGCGGTACCCACCCAAGAAGTACCCATTCAAACGCAGGCACCTGCAG TCGCAACGCACCCCACGAACGTCGCGATGTGCTACGAACAAGCCGATCCAGGAAACTGCACGGACAACCTTTCCGTCTTCTTCTTCAATCCGACCAGTCAAGTGTGCACTCCGTTCACGTACACAGGTTGTGGCGGGAATGGCAATCGTTTCAACAGCGAAGAGCAGTGCGAGAGGCAGTGTGGCAAATTCAGAGGACAAG ATGTTTGTAACATGCCGAGAGAGGAGGGACCGTGCAAGGGCTACTTCGTGAAGTACTACTACGAAAAGAGCGTCGGACGCTGCGCACAATTCGCCTACGGCGGCTGCGGTGGTACCGGCAACAGGTTCAGTTCGAACGAGGAGTGCGAATCGATTTGTGTGACTCACGAGGAGAAGAGAAGTAACGTGACCAGTACCG CTGTCTGTGAGCTGCCCGTGGATACGGGTTCCTGCCAAGATGGGTACCACAAGCGTTGGTACTTCGACAATGCACGTGGGGAATGTATTGCCTTCTTGTTCAGCGGTTGCGGTGGCAATTTAAATAACTTTAAAACATTCCAATCTTGCGTTGATTTCTGTAAAGATTATTTGACAGTAACTCAGCCTC CGGTGGGTCCCCAAGATCACCCGTGTCAAGCACATTTCGACGAGTGCGCCACCTTGAGGTGTCCCTACGGCATCGAGGCGTACGTCGACGACAATCAATGCAACAGGTGCCAGTGCCAAAACCCCTGCAGCAAGGTGGACTGCCCTCCGAACTCGCAATGTGCCATCGATATCAACAGAAACAGGACCACCAGCGAAGATCCAGATTTCATCGCGGTTTGTAGAGAAA TCAACAAAGAAGGGGAATGTCCGACGCTGGAACACCGCGAGGAGACCAACTGCGAACAGGAGTGCAGGAACGACGCAGACTGTTCTTTGCAGCTCAAGTGTTGCAGTACCGGGTGCGGTACTTCTTGCATCGAACCCATAGTGCAAGTACCGGCGGAACTGGTAACCCAACAGAGCTTGCCAGTTTACACTGAAGCTCCGATTCAAAGCGACT attaCGCGCCGAAAATCGACGCGGCGACCTACGAACCTGAGGTGCAAGGACTTATCGGCGATCAAGTGACCTTGCGATGCGCAGTTACCGGTAATCCGGTACCAAAAGTAACCTGGAGGAAGGACAACCTACTG ATTGACGGTACTCAGGCCAAGTACAGGATCAAACTGGATCAGTCTTTGCAAGTAATCACCTTGCACAAAACTGACTCGGGGGTGTACCTGTGCACCGCCGACAACAACGTGGGACAAGCTTTAACTAATCAAATCAAGCTAGACGTCGTCG ATAGTCCTCCACGTCCCGCAACTGTGTTAGAACAAGAAGATCAACCGAACTTGGTGGTGTCTCTGAACGCCCCTGCAACCCTAAACTGTTTGGCCTTGGGTTATCCCTTCCCTGCGGTCACTTGGTGGAAAGATGACAGTCTTATCCCGTTAAAAACTAGCCAGTTCGAAGTACGCAAAGACTATTCCCTTCTCATCCACTCCGTCAAACTGTCCAATCTAGGAATTTACACTTGCCAAGCTTATAACGGTATCGGTAAAGCGGCAAGTTGGTCAGTGGTGGTCAAGGCGAGAGGTCCTTACTACAGTACCAATCCTAGAGATCAGAAGTTCCTCAAGTATATAGTGAACCCTCCCGAGCTACCCACGACGGCCGCTGCGCTAAGACCTCGCCCTGTCTATAGACCCACTCTTCCACCACCGGCCAATAACGAAATTAACCCAAACAGGGAACAACCCCCGGCAACCTTCATCG TGCCAGTAACGACGAACATAACATCCGAGAACCAGCGGTTCCCGACCAACGCCGAAGTTGTGATACCGTGTGTCGTGGAAGGGTTCCCCGCCCCGCAGGTTCAGTGGTACAAGGATGGGGTACCGCTAAACCCGTCCGATCGAATCTACGTCGCAG AAGACCACAGATTGTCGATCCAGCAAGCGACCAAGGCCGATTCTGGGACGTATCAGTGCGAGGCTGCCAACGCCTACTCGAAATCTTCCAGTAGCATAACGATTCTGGTCGACG GAATGTATTTGCATCCCAATTGCAAAGACAATCGGTATTTTGCCAACTGTAACCTCATCGTCAAAGCGAAATTCTGCTCGCACAAATATTACGCGATATTCTGCTGCAAATCTTGCACGGAGGCTGGCTTACTACCGGTGGACGGGCCCCATCTGTACACCAACAAGAAACACGCTGCTGCCCTCGTCAATAACGtagtataa